A region from the Leucoraja erinacea ecotype New England chromosome 18, Leri_hhj_1, whole genome shotgun sequence genome encodes:
- the LOC129705893 gene encoding uncharacterized protein LOC129705893 yields MDIVGSLHLSQGVSHLLTVVDRLTRWPEAIPLMDTSDQSCAHAPVANWIARFRVPLDITSDQGAQFTSELWSAIGRLLGTQLQHLTAYHIQSNELVERFHRHLKGAFKAHLTCPRMDGRVAVCPTGNSDSPEDDLLSSSAELVYGPPLTIPVGFIPAADGSRDPAVICAGVTWERVSALSPIPTSRHVPPALADSLYVFLRCNAHRSSLQRPYEGPFYVLQHDVCFGHGWSARNCVCSATEVGPYGPERASTGGSTSPSGGVRRPGFPRIFPNCTVPLCVGMYLRGLAT; encoded by the coding sequence ATGGACATCGTGGGGTCGCTGCATCTGTCCCAGGGTGTTTCACACCTGCTGACGGTGGTGGACCGTTtaacgcggtggccggaggccatcccGCTCATGGACACTTCTGACCAATCATGTGCTCACGCACCTGTGGCCAATTGGATTGCGCGCTTCAGGGTGCCACTGGATATCACCTCTGACCAGGGTGCCCAGTTCACATCCGAACTGTGGTCTGCAATCGGCCGCCTGCTGGGGACTCAGCTCCAGCATTTGACAGCATACCATATCCAGTCGAATGAGTTAGTGGAGCGGTTCCACCGCCATCTCAAAGGCGCCTTCAAGGCTCACCTCACGTGCCCCAgaatggatggacgagttgccgtttGTCCTACTGGGAATTCGGACAGCCCTGAAGACGATTTGTTATCATCCTCGGCGGAGTTGGTTTATGGCCCTCCACTCACCATCCCCGTGGGATTTATACCGGCCGCTGATGGGTCCCGGGATCCCGCCGTCATCTGTGCTGGTGTGACGTGGGAGAGGGTCAGCGCCCTGTCTCCCATCCCGACCTCTCGTCATGTGCCACCAGCACTCGCGGACAGTTTGTACGTCTTTCTACGCTGCAACGCCCACAGGTCATCCTTACAGCGCCCATATGAGGGTCCATTTTACGTGCTGCAGCACGACGTTTGTTTTGGACATGGGTGGTCTGCAAGAAACTGTGTCTGTAGCGCGACTGAAGTCGGCCCATATGGACCTGAGAGAGCCAGTACAGGTGGCTCAACCTCGCCGTCAGGGGGCGTCCGCCGTCCCGGGTTTCCACGGATTTTCCCaaactgcacagttcccttgtGCGTGGGGATGTATTTACGAGGTCTGGCCACCTAA